In the Alligator mississippiensis isolate rAllMis1 chromosome 7, rAllMis1, whole genome shotgun sequence genome, one interval contains:
- the TINF2 gene encoding TERF1-interacting nuclear factor 2 isoform X2, producing the protein MAGSDKGGDGAALGLRLALAAAWHVVRARQTRDYPQALGLLDAVGQAAPDAVAFRHYAKLCLGLQAAVIMKMLEEEEPDEKIYDAMDTYFPEGEPKQHPLATPRDIEIVTEAQEAFRAQVLGLLSNRQARERYLEGQLEAEYGEAFLRMLEQLFYEYLLRLESALPLPNLHEMAWSQCPLPQGTQCPKELHLLTRYLVDVGHQSQGPLPQPPRTNTPTSTQQQPVQLAPQPAPGSLQHPPRPAQSSKDPPRRRRLYSQMPRDQKQGGHQILSDPRHPDTVQDVVWDSADEESSFLCWKATYQHTQHHTLIPTFHDHVGSPSTGCLSCMDPVLPSQGSPQLWGTDTGFPGAPRSVSC; encoded by the exons ATGGCCGGAAGTGACAAAGGGGGAGACGG GGCGGCGCTGGGGCTGCGGCTGGCGCTGGCGGCGGCCTGGCACGTGGTGCGGGCTCGGCAGACCCGGGACTACCCGCAGGCACTGGGGCTGCTGGACGCTGTGGGGCAGGCGGCCCCCGACGCCGTTGCCTTCCGGCACTATGCCAagctgtgcctgggcctgcaggccGCG GTGATCATGAagatgctggaggaggaggagccggATGAGAAGATCTATGATGCTATGGACACCTACTTTCCTGAGGGCGAGCCTAAACAGCACCCCCTTGCT ACCCCCCGGGACATTGAGATAGTGACAGAGGCCCAGGAGGCCTTCCGGGCCCAAGTGCTGGGGCTGCTGAGCAACCGACAGGCCAGGGAGAGGTACTTGGAG gggcagctggaggctgagTACGGAGAGGCTTTTCTGCGTATGCTGGAGCAGCTCTTCTATGAGTACCTGCTACGACTGGAgagtgccttgcccctgcccaat CTGCATGAGATGGCTTGGAGCCagtgccccctaccccagggcaCACAGTGCCCTAAGGAGCTGCACCTCCTGACCCGCTATCTGGTGGATGTGGGGCACCAGAGTCAGG gccccctcccccagccccctcgcACCAACACGCCCacctccacccagcagcagcctgtgcagctggcaccccagccagcacctgggtCCCTCCAGCACCCGCCCAGGCCGGCCCAGAGCAGCAAAGA CCCTCCCCGTAGACGCAGACTGTACAGCCAGATGCCCAGGGACCAGAAGCAGGGTGGGCACCAGATTCTCAGTgaccccaggcatccag acACGGTGCAGGACGTAGTGTGGGACTCTGCTGATGAAGAGAGCAGCTTCCTCTGCTGGAAG GCCACCTACCAGCACACCCAGCACCACACCCTGATCCCCACCTTCCATGACCATGTAGGCTCTCCCAGCACTGG gtgcctgagctgcatggaccctgtcctgccttcacagggcagcccccagctctggggcacagacactggcttcccaggggcACCACGCAGTGTTTCTTGCTGA
- the TINF2 gene encoding TERF1-interacting nuclear factor 2 isoform X3 — MAGSDKGGDGAALGLRLALAAAWHVVRARQTRDYPQALGLLDAVGQAAPDAVAFRHYAKLCLGLQAAVIMKMLEEEEPDEKIYDAMDTYFPEGEPKQHPLATPRDIEIVTEAQEAFRAQVLGLLSNRQARERYLEGQLEAEYGEAFLRMLEQLFYEYLLRLESALPLPNVSQLHEMAWSQCPLPQGTQCPKELHLLTRYLVDVGHQSQGPLPQPPRTNTPTSTQQQPVQLAPQPAPGSLQHPPRPAQSSKDPPRRRRLYSQMPRDQKQGGHQILSDPRHPGHLPAHPAPHPDPHLP; from the exons ATGGCCGGAAGTGACAAAGGGGGAGACGG GGCGGCGCTGGGGCTGCGGCTGGCGCTGGCGGCGGCCTGGCACGTGGTGCGGGCTCGGCAGACCCGGGACTACCCGCAGGCACTGGGGCTGCTGGACGCTGTGGGGCAGGCGGCCCCCGACGCCGTTGCCTTCCGGCACTATGCCAagctgtgcctgggcctgcaggccGCG GTGATCATGAagatgctggaggaggaggagccggATGAGAAGATCTATGATGCTATGGACACCTACTTTCCTGAGGGCGAGCCTAAACAGCACCCCCTTGCT ACCCCCCGGGACATTGAGATAGTGACAGAGGCCCAGGAGGCCTTCCGGGCCCAAGTGCTGGGGCTGCTGAGCAACCGACAGGCCAGGGAGAGGTACTTGGAG gggcagctggaggctgagTACGGAGAGGCTTTTCTGCGTATGCTGGAGCAGCTCTTCTATGAGTACCTGCTACGACTGGAgagtgccttgcccctgcccaatGTGAgccag CTGCATGAGATGGCTTGGAGCCagtgccccctaccccagggcaCACAGTGCCCTAAGGAGCTGCACCTCCTGACCCGCTATCTGGTGGATGTGGGGCACCAGAGTCAGG gccccctcccccagccccctcgcACCAACACGCCCacctccacccagcagcagcctgtgcagctggcaccccagccagcacctgggtCCCTCCAGCACCCGCCCAGGCCGGCCCAGAGCAGCAAAGA CCCTCCCCGTAGACGCAGACTGTACAGCCAGATGCCCAGGGACCAGAAGCAGGGTGGGCACCAGATTCTCAGTgaccccaggcatccag GCCACCTACCAGCACACCCAGCACCACACCCTGATCCCCACCTTCCATGA
- the TINF2 gene encoding TERF1-interacting nuclear factor 2 isoform X1, with protein sequence MAGSDKGGDGAALGLRLALAAAWHVVRARQTRDYPQALGLLDAVGQAAPDAVAFRHYAKLCLGLQAAVIMKMLEEEEPDEKIYDAMDTYFPEGEPKQHPLATPRDIEIVTEAQEAFRAQVLGLLSNRQARERYLEGQLEAEYGEAFLRMLEQLFYEYLLRLESALPLPNVSQLHEMAWSQCPLPQGTQCPKELHLLTRYLVDVGHQSQGPLPQPPRTNTPTSTQQQPVQLAPQPAPGSLQHPPRPAQSSKDPPRRRRLYSQMPRDQKQGGHQILSDPRHPDTVQDVVWDSADEESSFLCWKATYQHTQHHTLIPTFHDHVGSPSTGCLSCMDPVLPSQGSPQLWGTDTGFPGAPRSVSC encoded by the exons ATGGCCGGAAGTGACAAAGGGGGAGACGG GGCGGCGCTGGGGCTGCGGCTGGCGCTGGCGGCGGCCTGGCACGTGGTGCGGGCTCGGCAGACCCGGGACTACCCGCAGGCACTGGGGCTGCTGGACGCTGTGGGGCAGGCGGCCCCCGACGCCGTTGCCTTCCGGCACTATGCCAagctgtgcctgggcctgcaggccGCG GTGATCATGAagatgctggaggaggaggagccggATGAGAAGATCTATGATGCTATGGACACCTACTTTCCTGAGGGCGAGCCTAAACAGCACCCCCTTGCT ACCCCCCGGGACATTGAGATAGTGACAGAGGCCCAGGAGGCCTTCCGGGCCCAAGTGCTGGGGCTGCTGAGCAACCGACAGGCCAGGGAGAGGTACTTGGAG gggcagctggaggctgagTACGGAGAGGCTTTTCTGCGTATGCTGGAGCAGCTCTTCTATGAGTACCTGCTACGACTGGAgagtgccttgcccctgcccaatGTGAgccag CTGCATGAGATGGCTTGGAGCCagtgccccctaccccagggcaCACAGTGCCCTAAGGAGCTGCACCTCCTGACCCGCTATCTGGTGGATGTGGGGCACCAGAGTCAGG gccccctcccccagccccctcgcACCAACACGCCCacctccacccagcagcagcctgtgcagctggcaccccagccagcacctgggtCCCTCCAGCACCCGCCCAGGCCGGCCCAGAGCAGCAAAGA CCCTCCCCGTAGACGCAGACTGTACAGCCAGATGCCCAGGGACCAGAAGCAGGGTGGGCACCAGATTCTCAGTgaccccaggcatccag acACGGTGCAGGACGTAGTGTGGGACTCTGCTGATGAAGAGAGCAGCTTCCTCTGCTGGAAG GCCACCTACCAGCACACCCAGCACCACACCCTGATCCCCACCTTCCATGACCATGTAGGCTCTCCCAGCACTGG gtgcctgagctgcatggaccctgtcctgccttcacagggcagcccccagctctggggcacagacactggcttcccaggggcACCACGCAGTGTTTCTTGCTGA
- the TINF2 gene encoding TERF1-interacting nuclear factor 2 isoform X4 has translation MKMLEEEEPDEKIYDAMDTYFPEGEPKQHPLATPRDIEIVTEAQEAFRAQVLGLLSNRQARERYLEGQLEAEYGEAFLRMLEQLFYEYLLRLESALPLPNVSQLHEMAWSQCPLPQGTQCPKELHLLTRYLVDVGHQSQGPLPQPPRTNTPTSTQQQPVQLAPQPAPGSLQHPPRPAQSSKDPPRRRRLYSQMPRDQKQGGHQILSDPRHPDTVQDVVWDSADEESSFLCWKATYQHTQHHTLIPTFHDHVGSPSTGCLSCMDPVLPSQGSPQLWGTDTGFPGAPRSVSC, from the exons ATGAagatgctggaggaggaggagccggATGAGAAGATCTATGATGCTATGGACACCTACTTTCCTGAGGGCGAGCCTAAACAGCACCCCCTTGCT ACCCCCCGGGACATTGAGATAGTGACAGAGGCCCAGGAGGCCTTCCGGGCCCAAGTGCTGGGGCTGCTGAGCAACCGACAGGCCAGGGAGAGGTACTTGGAG gggcagctggaggctgagTACGGAGAGGCTTTTCTGCGTATGCTGGAGCAGCTCTTCTATGAGTACCTGCTACGACTGGAgagtgccttgcccctgcccaatGTGAgccag CTGCATGAGATGGCTTGGAGCCagtgccccctaccccagggcaCACAGTGCCCTAAGGAGCTGCACCTCCTGACCCGCTATCTGGTGGATGTGGGGCACCAGAGTCAGG gccccctcccccagccccctcgcACCAACACGCCCacctccacccagcagcagcctgtgcagctggcaccccagccagcacctgggtCCCTCCAGCACCCGCCCAGGCCGGCCCAGAGCAGCAAAGA CCCTCCCCGTAGACGCAGACTGTACAGCCAGATGCCCAGGGACCAGAAGCAGGGTGGGCACCAGATTCTCAGTgaccccaggcatccag acACGGTGCAGGACGTAGTGTGGGACTCTGCTGATGAAGAGAGCAGCTTCCTCTGCTGGAAG GCCACCTACCAGCACACCCAGCACCACACCCTGATCCCCACCTTCCATGACCATGTAGGCTCTCCCAGCACTGG gtgcctgagctgcatggaccctgtcctgccttcacagggcagcccccagctctggggcacagacactggcttcccaggggcACCACGCAGTGTTTCTTGCTGA